The Streptomyces sp. NBC_00510 genomic interval GCCGGTCTCCTCGACGACGCCGAGGAACTCGTGCCCCATCGGCACGGGGCCGTCGGCGGCGGGCATGCCGCGGTACGGGTGCAGGTCACTGCCGCACACACAACTGCGCACGATGCGCACGACGGCGTCGGTGGGCTGCTCGACGACCGGGTCACGCGTCTCCTCGACGCGCACGTCACCGGCTTTGTACAGGAAGGTCGCCCGCATGGGCACGGCTCTCTTTCCACGGATGGACGTGAGGAAGGGGGTGATCGAAGAACGGGTCCTGCCACGCCGGCGCGGGCGCGGGGCAGGAAGATGCGGTGGCGGGGGTCAGCGGCTGTGGCTCCGGGTGCGGGGACCGCGGTACTGCTCGTCGGCGACCTGCTCCAGCCACGTGGTCTCCGGGCGGTCGTCCCCCAGGCCCTCCCACATCGCGAGGTGCTGCATGAACCTCTCCGGCGTCGCGCCGTGCCAGTGGTCCTCATCGGGCGGGCAGGTGACCGTCTCACCGGGGTGGACCTCGAAGAGCGTCCCGTCGCGGGTGCCGACCAGGGCGACGCCCTCGACGACGTGCAGGGTCTGGCCGACGGCGTGACGGTGCCAGGCCGTGCGGGCGCCGGGGGAGAAGCGGACCATGTTCGCGCGCATCCGCGAGGGCTCCACGCCGGCGAGGATGACGTCGAACCACACGTCCCCGGTGAACCATTCCCCGGGACCCTTGACGGTGGGCCGGGACGTCACGAATTCCATCGGTCTTCCTTCGTCTTCGCGTTCTTGCGGTCGGCGGTGTCCGCGAGTGGGAACCGGCGGGCGGCGGAGCATGTCCGGTGCCGCGCTTTCCAGGCTGGCACCCGCCCGCGGGCCCGCCCAGGGAGAGTTCCCTCCCGGGGGAGAACATCCTGGGAGGAAACTCTCCCCCTCAACGGTTCCCGGGCGGGTGCCACACTGGAGCCATGGCCCCCGACGCACAGCTCAACGAGTTGGGTGAGTTCCTCAAGGCCCGCCGGGGCGAGCTCAGCCCCCGTACCGTGGGCCTGCCCGAGGGCGCGGGCAACCGCCGCGTCAGCGGGCTGCGCCGGGAAGAGGCCGCCCAGCTCGCGGCGATCTCCACCGACTACTACACACGCCTGGAGCAGGGCCGGATGCAGGCGTCCGCTCCGGTCCTGGACGCGCTCTCCCAGGCCCTCCACCTCGACGACGACCAGCGGAACTACCTCTTCGGCCTCGCCGGGAAGGAGACCGCGCGGCCCCGGCGCCGGGCCGGCCGGAAGGTCCAGCCGCAATTGCGGCGCCTTCTGGACGACCTCACCGCCACCCCGGCCATCGTGATGGGGCGGCGGATGGACGTCATCGCCTGGAATTCACTCGCCGCGGCGCTCGTCACGGACTTCGGGAGGATCCCTGAGAAGCACCGCAACTATCCCCGGATACTGTTCACCGACCCCGCCATGCGCACCCTGTACGCCGACTGGAAGACCGTGGCCCGCACCTGCGTGGCCCAGCTGCGCATGGAGGCCGCCAAGTATCCCAACGACCCGCGGCTGACCGCGCTCGTCGGGGAACTGTCCGTGCAGGACGCGGACTTCCGCACCTGGTGGGCCGCCCACCACGTCGCGACGCTCAGTGTCGGGACCAAGGTCCTGAACCACCCCGTGGCCGGTGAGCTGTCCCTGGACTGGGACACCCTGACCGCCACCACCGACCCCGACCAGAAACTCGTGATCTGGACCGCCGAGGTCGGTTCGCCCACCTACGACGGGCTGCGCATCCTGGCCTCCTGGGCCGCGGACCGGGACCTCTCCGCGGCGGCCGCCGACTGAACGACCGAAGTCGCCTCAGGCCTGCTCGAGCAGTTCCCGGCAGGCGGCACGGGCGATCCAGGTCTGGGCGCGGTCGAAGGCCCAGCCCCGTTCACCGACGAGCGTGATCCAGGCGTGCGGGCCGAGAAGGAACCACAGGACGTCGACGGCCTCGGCGCGACCCACCTCGGAGCGGAGCGCGTCGAGCGCCACGAGGCGGTCCGCGACCCGATTCAGGGCCTGGACGTAGTCGTCCGCCCCCTTGTCCAGCACCGCCTTGACGGCCGGTTCCCCGGGCGGATCCCGGTAGAAGAGCCCGTACACCAGCTCCCAGTGGCGTTCGTGCGTGAGCCGGGTGCCCGCGGCGGTCAGCTCGATGACGGCGCGCGGGTCGTCGCTGGTGCCGACGGCGGCGAGGGAGTCGGCGATGGCGGGGTCGGTGAGGGCCGGCTCCAGCAAGGCCGTCAGGATCTTCGGCTTGTTCCCCACGCTGCTGTACACCGTGGGCACGGCGACCTTCCCCGCCTCCGCGATCTCCCCGATGGTCACCCCGGCGTACCCGCGGGCGAGGAAGAGCGCCTGGGCGCTGTTCAGGATCGCTTCGCGCGTGCTCGCGGCCGAATGGGCGCGCAGGGGGGAGTGGTACTTCCGGCTCGTCACCGACGCATCGTACCCCTCCACCGTAAGTGACTATATTGACAATAATTGCTTCTAATGAATATGTTCCGATCCATGAACCACTCCTCCCAAGAGCCCATGGCCGTCATCGAGACCCGGCTCGCCCACGAGGTACACCGCGTGGCCACGACACTGCTGGCGGAGGCGGCCATTCGGCCTTCCGCACCCCTGGGCACGCTGG includes:
- a CDS encoding helix-turn-helix transcriptional regulator gives rise to the protein MAPDAQLNELGEFLKARRGELSPRTVGLPEGAGNRRVSGLRREEAAQLAAISTDYYTRLEQGRMQASAPVLDALSQALHLDDDQRNYLFGLAGKETARPRRRAGRKVQPQLRRLLDDLTATPAIVMGRRMDVIAWNSLAAALVTDFGRIPEKHRNYPRILFTDPAMRTLYADWKTVARTCVAQLRMEAAKYPNDPRLTALVGELSVQDADFRTWWAAHHVATLSVGTKVLNHPVAGELSLDWDTLTATTDPDQKLVIWTAEVGSPTYDGLRILASWAADRDLSAAAAD
- a CDS encoding cupin domain-containing protein, whose translation is MEFVTSRPTVKGPGEWFTGDVWFDVILAGVEPSRMRANMVRFSPGARTAWHRHAVGQTLHVVEGVALVGTRDGTLFEVHPGETVTCPPDEDHWHGATPERFMQHLAMWEGLGDDRPETTWLEQVADEQYRGPRTRSHSR
- a CDS encoding TetR/AcrR family transcriptional regulator — encoded protein: MTSRKYHSPLRAHSAASTREAILNSAQALFLARGYAGVTIGEIAEAGKVAVPTVYSSVGNKPKILTALLEPALTDPAIADSLAAVGTSDDPRAVIELTAAGTRLTHERHWELVYGLFYRDPPGEPAVKAVLDKGADDYVQALNRVADRLVALDALRSEVGRAEAVDVLWFLLGPHAWITLVGERGWAFDRAQTWIARAACRELLEQA